Sequence from the Arthrobacter pigmenti genome:
AGTACGCGCATGCCCGTGAAGTGGCCGACGGCATGATCGGCGAGGACCCTAACGACATCGCGAAGCTGTATAACAAGTTGCTCTGGGCCGGTGCTTCGGTGGGCCGCTCCGGGGTTGCGACGCAGGCGCTCGCGGCCCTCGACGTCGCGCTCTATGATCTCAAGTCCAAGCGGGCCGGGCTGCCGCTCGCGAAGTTTCTCGGCGCCTACCGGGATTCGGTGCGTACCTACAACACCTCCGGTGGCTTCCTCAATGCCTCTATTGACGAGGTCAAAGCGCGCGCCACGCAGTCGATCGAAGAGGGGATCGGCGGCATCAAGATCAAGGTCGGGCTGCCCGATTCCGCCGAGGATCTGCGGCGCGTCGCGGCGGTCCGCGAGCACATCGGTCCGGACGTCCCGCTGATGGTGGACGCGAACCAGCAGTGGGACCGCGCCACGGCACTGCGGATGGGGCGCAAGCTTGAGCAGTTCGACCTCGTCTGGATTGAGGAGCCGCTGGACGCTTACGACGCCGAGGGTCACGCCGCGCTCACAGCCGCACTTGATACGCCTATTGCGACGGGTGAGATGTTGGCGTCCGTCGCTGAGCATGAGCGACTTATCGCAACCCGCGCGTGTGACATCATCCAGCCCGACGCACCTCGCGTCGGCGGCATCACTCAGTTCCTGCGGCTCGCCACACTGGCTGATCAGGCCGGGCTGGACCTGGCGCCGCACTTCGCGATGGAGATACACCTGCACCTCGCGGCGGCCTACCCGCGCGAACCGTGGGTGGAGCACTTCGACTGGCTGGATCCGCTCTTCAATGAGCGGCTGGAAACCCGCGATGGCCGCATGGTTGTGCCGGATCGTCCCGGGCTCGGCATTACGTTCAGCGACCAGGCTCGTGCCTGGACCACCGATACCGTTGAGTTCGGCGTGCGCTGAGCCCGTGCCAGCATTGAGACCATGAAACTGACCCTGGCCGCCTCCCTGGTGGAAAGCCTCCGGCGCCGCATCGTCGACGGAACCATTCCTTCGGGCGAGAAGCTGCCGAGTGAAAGTTTGCTGATCGCCGAGTTCGGGGTGAGCCGGACGGTGGTTCGCGAGGCGATCTCCCGGCTACACGCTGAGGGACTGGTTTATACGCGGCGGGGCAGCGGCAGTTTTGCCCTGACCCCGCCGGCGTCCGACGAGTCAGCTGGCGGCATGCGGCGTCCACGCACGCTTGAGGAACGGCGGGCGTTGCTGGCGTTCCGGATCGGGTTCGAGTCTGAGGCGGCTGCACTTGCCGCGGTGCATTGCACGCCCGAGCGCATTGCCGCCATGGATGAAGCCCTGGCGGCCTTCAATGCGGCGGGCAACCATGCGGCTACGGCGATGTCCTGCGATTTCGCGTTCCACCGGGCTGTGGCGGAGGCGAGTTCGAACGCGTATTTCGTTGACGCCGTCGTCTCCCTCGGCCCGGCAATGATTGCCATGCCGCCGCAACGGCTCGAGGCAGCCCCCGACGGCGGACAGTCGGAACGGCTGCAACGGGTCGCCGCAGAGCACGGCGCCGTCCGGAATGCGATTGCCGCAGGGGATGCGCTGGCTGCGGCCGCTGCCATGCGCCTGCACCTCACTCAGTCGCGGCAGCGGTTGGATGCGGAGTCCGGCCAGGGCGTGTAGTCCGCTTCCCCTTGTCGATTCCGTGCAGGTTTGAGCGGTCGCTCCGGCGTGTGCGCCCCGACACGCCGCGGTTCCGCTTTTCCCGGCAGGCAGACCTGCACCGAATCGACGA
This genomic interval carries:
- a CDS encoding FadR/GntR family transcriptional regulator — protein: MKLTLAASLVESLRRRIVDGTIPSGEKLPSESLLIAEFGVSRTVVREAISRLHAEGLVYTRRGSGSFALTPPASDESAGGMRRPRTLEERRALLAFRIGFESEAAALAAVHCTPERIAAMDEALAAFNAAGNHAATAMSCDFAFHRAVAEASSNAYFVDAVVSLGPAMIAMPPQRLEAAPDGGQSERLQRVAAEHGAVRNAIAAGDALAAAAAMRLHLTQSRQRLDAESGQGV
- a CDS encoding L-talarate/galactarate dehydratase, yielding MTYSPDAIRHVKLSTATLPLATPISDAKVFTGRQKPMTEVVFLFAEIITEQGHSGLGFSYSKRAGGPAQYAHAREVADGMIGEDPNDIAKLYNKLLWAGASVGRSGVATQALAALDVALYDLKSKRAGLPLAKFLGAYRDSVRTYNTSGGFLNASIDEVKARATQSIEEGIGGIKIKVGLPDSAEDLRRVAAVREHIGPDVPLMVDANQQWDRATALRMGRKLEQFDLVWIEEPLDAYDAEGHAALTAALDTPIATGEMLASVAEHERLIATRACDIIQPDAPRVGGITQFLRLATLADQAGLDLAPHFAMEIHLHLAAAYPREPWVEHFDWLDPLFNERLETRDGRMVVPDRPGLGITFSDQARAWTTDTVEFGVR